One Microlunatus soli genomic window carries:
- the pgl gene encoding 6-phosphogluconolactonase produces the protein MSTEFAVLADGDAVAEAIAERLITALTAVQRDHPERNAQLALTGGRIATRAYQRLAVDGPGSAVDWSRVELWWGDERFVAADSEDRNDRGALESLIPALPLVEANIHRMPADDGSVDLDAAAAAYADELGDISFDICLLGMGPDGHVASVFPDHPSFQGSLAASTDVIAVRDSPKPPPLRISLTHPAINRSAAVWFTVSGADKADAVGWATSGSKNVPAGHAQGTEETLWLLDQEAAARLPG, from the coding sequence ATGAGCACCGAGTTCGCGGTGCTGGCCGACGGCGACGCGGTCGCCGAGGCCATCGCCGAGCGGCTGATCACGGCGCTGACCGCGGTGCAGCGGGACCATCCGGAACGCAACGCGCAGTTGGCGCTGACCGGTGGCCGGATCGCGACCCGCGCCTACCAGCGGTTGGCTGTCGACGGGCCCGGCTCCGCCGTCGACTGGTCTCGGGTGGAACTGTGGTGGGGTGACGAACGCTTCGTCGCCGCCGATTCCGAGGACCGCAACGACCGCGGCGCGCTGGAGTCGCTGATCCCGGCGTTGCCGCTGGTCGAGGCCAACATCCACCGGATGCCGGCCGACGACGGTTCGGTCGACCTGGACGCGGCGGCCGCCGCCTACGCCGACGAGCTCGGCGACATCAGCTTCGACATCTGCCTGCTCGGCATGGGTCCGGACGGCCACGTCGCCTCGGTCTTCCCCGACCATCCGTCGTTCCAGGGCTCGCTGGCCGCGTCGACCGACGTGATCGCGGTCCGCGACTCCCCCAAGCCCCCGCCGCTGCGGATCAGCCTCACCCACCCGGCGATCAACCGGTCGGCAGCGGTCTGGTTCACCGTCTCCGGCGCGGACAAGGCCGACGCCGTGGGCTGGGCAACATCCGGATCGAAGAACGTCCCCGCCGGTCACGCCCAGGGCACCGAGGAGACCCTCTGGCTGCTCGACCAGGAGGCGGCCGCCCGGTTGCCGGGCTGA
- a CDS encoding helix-turn-helix transcriptional regulator — protein sequence MANTSSRTLRLLSLLQTHRFWSGEELADRLDVSVRTLRRDVDRLRELGYPVQADRGIGGGYQLAPGASLPPLVLDDEEAVALAVGLQSAANGSLTGIAEASVRALTKVVQVMPRQLRRRVEAIGSTTVATQWGEQESADPELLVLLAQASRDDESIRFEYVARDGAATNRRVEPVRLVTVGRRWYLVGYDLDRGDWRSFRLDRMAAARRTGRRFLPREVPGGDAAAYVRAGLERNAGQARVSAELRAPAELIRDRIGRWAEVTALDADRCRVDMGAESLEWAIFALGVADAPIVSCAPASFAARLEDWSRRFRDVPLTMSDPDAGGTGHPFES from the coding sequence ATGGCCAACACCAGTTCGCGGACCCTGCGCCTGCTGTCACTGCTCCAGACCCATCGTTTCTGGTCCGGCGAGGAACTGGCAGACCGACTGGACGTCTCGGTGCGGACGCTCCGTCGTGACGTCGATCGGCTGCGTGAGCTCGGCTATCCCGTCCAGGCAGATCGCGGGATCGGCGGTGGCTATCAACTGGCTCCCGGCGCCTCGTTGCCGCCGTTGGTGCTGGATGATGAGGAAGCGGTCGCGCTCGCGGTCGGCCTGCAGTCAGCGGCGAACGGATCGCTGACCGGCATCGCCGAGGCATCGGTCAGGGCCTTGACCAAGGTGGTGCAGGTGATGCCTCGGCAGCTGCGGCGGAGGGTCGAGGCGATCGGTTCGACGACGGTCGCGACCCAGTGGGGCGAGCAGGAGTCGGCCGACCCCGAGCTCCTGGTGCTGCTGGCGCAGGCCAGCCGGGACGACGAAAGCATCCGTTTCGAGTATGTCGCCCGGGATGGGGCGGCGACCAACCGACGGGTCGAACCGGTCCGTCTGGTGACGGTCGGTCGGCGTTGGTATCTGGTCGGGTACGACCTGGATCGTGGTGACTGGCGAAGCTTCCGGCTCGATCGGATGGCCGCCGCCCGTCGTACCGGCCGGCGGTTCCTTCCCCGGGAGGTGCCGGGCGGTGACGCCGCGGCGTATGTCCGGGCAGGGTTGGAGCGCAACGCCGGGCAGGCCAGGGTGAGTGCCGAGCTGCGGGCGCCCGCCGAACTGATCCGGGACCGGATCGGTCGGTGGGCCGAGGTGACGGCACTGGACGCCGATCGCTGTCGAGTGGACATGGGGGCCGAATCGCTGGAGTGGGCGATCTTTGCGCTCGGTGTCGCCGACGCTCCGATCGTCTCCTGCGCGCCTGCGAGCTTCGCCGCCCGACTCGAGGATTGGTCCCGGCGCTTCCGGGACGTGCCGCTGACGATGTCCGACCCGGATGCCGGGGGAACCGGTCATCCGTTCGAAAGCTGA
- a CDS encoding aldehyde dehydrogenase family protein produces MTGPATLFIDGQWVPAADGGTRDIHCPADGTLVATVSEATADDTVRAIGAARRAFDAGEWSSRPAAERGDLLIAVADQLTERADAFARAESLDTGKRFVESQIDMADIAACFRYFGKLAAQDAGRLVDAGSPDVLSRIRYEPVGVCGLISPWNYPLLQAAWKIAPALAAGNTFVLKPSELTPHTAIMIIELLTEVGVPAGVANLVLGAGPVAGAPLSEHEDVDLVSFTGGLATGKIIAASAAATVKKVALELGGKNPNVIFADADFDAAVDNALNAAFVHSGQVCSAGARLVVEESIHDRFVDELVRRAEQIRLGGPFDEAAETGPLISTAHRDKVTGYVEQAVADGAVLRCGGRWGEGDLAVGSYYLPTVLDGVRRGSAAVTDEAFGPVVTVETFGSEDEAVEIANDTRYGLAGAVWSSDAGRCQRVAQRLRHGTIWINDFHPYLPQAEWGGFGQSGIGRELGPTGLDEYREAKHIYHNLRPEVTGWFPNTPPPTR; encoded by the coding sequence ATGACCGGACCAGCCACGCTCTTCATCGACGGCCAGTGGGTGCCCGCTGCCGACGGCGGAACACGGGACATCCACTGCCCCGCCGACGGTACGTTGGTGGCCACCGTCTCCGAGGCGACCGCCGACGACACCGTCCGGGCGATCGGCGCCGCACGCCGAGCCTTCGACGCCGGCGAGTGGTCGTCCCGACCGGCTGCCGAACGCGGCGATCTGTTGATCGCCGTCGCCGATCAGCTCACCGAACGGGCCGACGCCTTCGCCCGTGCCGAATCCCTGGACACCGGCAAACGGTTCGTGGAGAGCCAGATCGACATGGCCGACATCGCTGCCTGCTTCCGTTACTTCGGCAAGCTCGCGGCCCAGGACGCCGGCCGGCTGGTGGACGCGGGCAGCCCGGACGTGCTGAGTCGGATCCGCTATGAACCGGTCGGGGTCTGCGGCCTGATCTCGCCGTGGAACTATCCATTGTTGCAGGCTGCCTGGAAGATCGCGCCGGCACTGGCCGCCGGGAACACCTTCGTCCTGAAGCCCAGTGAGCTGACCCCGCACACGGCGATCATGATCATCGAGCTGTTGACCGAGGTCGGCGTGCCTGCCGGGGTGGCCAACCTCGTCCTGGGCGCCGGCCCGGTGGCCGGTGCACCGCTGTCCGAGCACGAGGATGTTGATCTTGTCTCGTTCACCGGGGGCTTGGCCACCGGCAAGATCATCGCAGCGTCGGCGGCAGCAACGGTGAAGAAGGTCGCCCTGGAGCTCGGCGGCAAGAATCCGAATGTGATCTTCGCCGACGCCGACTTCGACGCGGCGGTCGACAACGCACTGAACGCCGCCTTCGTACACTCCGGTCAGGTCTGCTCTGCCGGCGCTCGGCTGGTGGTGGAGGAATCCATCCATGATCGTTTCGTCGACGAGCTGGTCCGTCGCGCGGAGCAGATCCGGCTCGGTGGGCCGTTCGACGAGGCCGCCGAGACCGGACCGCTGATCTCGACGGCGCACCGCGACAAGGTGACCGGTTACGTCGAGCAGGCGGTCGCCGACGGTGCGGTGTTGCGCTGCGGCGGCCGCTGGGGCGAAGGAGACCTGGCGGTCGGCAGCTACTACCTGCCGACCGTGCTGGACGGTGTCCGTCGCGGCTCGGCGGCGGTCACCGACGAGGCGTTCGGGCCGGTCGTCACGGTGGAGACCTTCGGCAGCGAGGACGAGGCGGTCGAGATCGCCAACGACACCCGCTACGGTCTGGCCGGTGCGGTCTGGAGCAGTGACGCGGGCCGCTGCCAGCGGGTCGCGCAACGGTTGCGGCACGGCACCATCTGGATCAACGATTTCCATCCCTACCTGCCGCAGGCCGAGTGGGGCGGCTTCGGCCAGTCCGGTATCGGCCGCGAACTCGGCCCCACCGGTCTGGACGAGTACCGCGAGGCCAAGCACATCTACCACAACCTCCGCCCCGAGGTGACCGGCTGGTTCCCCAACACCCCACCCCCAACCCGCTGA
- the betT gene encoding choline BCCT transporter BetT, with protein sequence MSEHRATVGTTGPSSDPLAQGQSAVRQVLNRTVFFGSAGVILAVAALAIIFPAGTEAAIGVVVGWISGVFGWYYIVTAAVILIFVIAVGVSRSGRIKLGPEQSRPEFRLFTWAAMLFAAGIGTDLMFYSVSEPAYQFFKPPSGSGGETLDAARQAVVWTLFHYGIIGWAMYALMGMALAYFTYRRNLPLSIRSVLHPLFGDRVWGRLGDLVDIAAVIGTIFGLATSLGIGVAMLNRGLFVLLKIPEGIPAQLGLLLLAVLMATLSVVSGVARGVRRLSELNVALSLALMLFILITGKTTFLLNGLVMNVGDYVSGFVGMTLDTYAFENPQEWMNTWTLFFWAWWIAWAPFVGLFLARISRGRTIRQFVAGTLSIPFIFVLLWVSVFGNSTMDRVLRGGPAGKQFGQQAMDAPERGIYDLLQQFPLAPVTITLAIITGLLFYVTSADSGALVLSNFTSRLHAAGEDGPNWLRIFWACATGLLTLGMLLAGGLTTLQSATMIMGLPFSFVMYLVMFGLYRALQYEGRKIDSLRVALPGSLSGRTTPVDGAQPSWRQRLARVMSYPTKKQALRYLESVGRPAIGEVGAELTERGAAATWSEQQIDEIGLPHVDLVVSWDDHPDFSYRLWPEEHRTPSFASRLPQHDDSYYRIEVCLDEGTQGYDITGYSKEQLINDILDQYERHLQLLHLDSRPLTDGDPVATG encoded by the coding sequence GTGAGCGAACACCGAGCAACCGTTGGAACGACCGGGCCATCGAGCGACCCGCTCGCGCAGGGTCAGAGCGCCGTTCGGCAGGTGCTGAACCGGACCGTCTTCTTCGGCTCCGCCGGTGTCATCCTCGCCGTCGCTGCGCTCGCCATCATCTTTCCGGCCGGGACCGAGGCTGCGATCGGCGTCGTGGTCGGCTGGATCTCCGGCGTCTTCGGCTGGTACTACATCGTCACCGCCGCCGTGATCTTGATCTTCGTGATCGCGGTCGGGGTCTCCCGCTCCGGACGGATCAAGCTCGGACCGGAACAGTCCCGGCCGGAGTTCCGGCTCTTCACCTGGGCGGCGATGCTGTTCGCCGCCGGCATCGGCACCGACCTGATGTTCTACTCGGTGTCGGAGCCGGCCTACCAGTTCTTCAAACCGCCGTCCGGTAGCGGCGGGGAGACGCTGGACGCGGCTCGACAGGCGGTGGTCTGGACCCTGTTCCATTACGGCATCATCGGCTGGGCGATGTATGCACTGATGGGCATGGCGCTGGCCTACTTCACCTACCGTCGCAACCTGCCGCTGAGCATCCGTTCGGTGCTGCATCCGCTGTTCGGCGACCGGGTCTGGGGTCGGCTCGGTGACCTGGTCGACATCGCCGCGGTGATCGGTACGATCTTCGGGCTGGCCACCTCGCTCGGCATCGGGGTCGCGATGCTGAACCGCGGACTGTTCGTGCTGCTCAAGATCCCGGAGGGGATACCGGCTCAGCTCGGTCTGCTGCTGTTGGCGGTGCTGATGGCCACCCTGTCGGTCGTCTCCGGTGTCGCCCGCGGCGTCCGACGACTGTCTGAACTCAATGTCGCCCTGTCGCTGGCGCTGATGCTGTTCATCCTGATCACCGGCAAGACCACCTTCCTGCTGAACGGTCTGGTGATGAACGTCGGTGACTACGTCTCCGGATTCGTCGGCATGACCCTGGACACGTACGCCTTCGAGAACCCGCAGGAATGGATGAACACCTGGACGTTGTTCTTCTGGGCCTGGTGGATCGCCTGGGCACCGTTCGTCGGCCTGTTCCTGGCCCGGATCTCCCGGGGCCGGACGATCCGCCAGTTCGTCGCGGGCACCCTCAGCATCCCGTTCATCTTCGTCCTGCTGTGGGTATCGGTGTTCGGCAACAGCACCATGGATCGCGTGTTGCGCGGCGGGCCGGCCGGCAAGCAGTTCGGTCAACAGGCCATGGACGCACCCGAACGCGGCATCTACGATCTGCTGCAGCAGTTCCCGCTGGCGCCGGTCACGATCACCCTGGCGATCATCACCGGTCTGCTGTTCTACGTCACCTCCGCCGACTCCGGTGCGCTGGTGTTGTCCAACTTCACCTCCCGGCTGCACGCCGCCGGCGAGGACGGGCCCAACTGGTTGCGGATCTTCTGGGCCTGCGCCACCGGTCTGCTGACCCTCGGGATGCTGCTGGCCGGCGGTCTGACCACGCTGCAGAGCGCGACGATGATCATGGGACTGCCGTTCTCGTTCGTGATGTACCTGGTGATGTTCGGGCTGTATCGGGCGCTGCAGTACGAGGGTCGCAAGATCGATTCGCTGCGGGTGGCGCTGCCCGGCAGCCTCTCCGGTCGGACCACGCCGGTCGACGGCGCGCAGCCCAGTTGGCGGCAGCGGTTGGCCCGGGTGATGAGCTATCCGACGAAGAAGCAGGCGCTGCGGTACCTGGAGTCGGTGGGTCGGCCGGCGATCGGTGAGGTCGGGGCCGAGTTGACCGAGCGGGGCGCCGCCGCAACCTGGTCCGAACAGCAGATCGACGAGATCGGGCTGCCCCATGTCGATCTTGTGGTCAGCTGGGATGATCATCCGGACTTCAGCTACCGGCTGTGGCCGGAGGAGCACCGGACGCCGTCCTTCGCCAGTCGCCTGCCCCAGCACGACGACAGCTACTACCGGATCGAGGTCTGCCTGGACGAAGGGACCCAGGGCTACGACATCACCGGCTACAGCAAGGAACAGTTGATCAACGACATCCTCGACCAGTACGAACGCCACCTGCAGTTGTTGCATCTGGACAGCCGTCCGCTGACCGATGGCGATCCGGTGGCCACCGGCTGA
- the tal gene encoding transaldolase produces the protein MSEALKTLADAGVSIWLDDLSRERLDSGNLAKLIKDKHVVGVTTNPTIFASALSKGEAYDQQVKQLAADGKTTAEAIREITTTDVRNACDLFTDTYQATNGVDGRVSIEVEPGLAMDTDGTINQAKELWSTVDRPNVLIKIPATKPGLPAITAATAEGISVNVTLIFGLERYQGVIDAYFEGLEQAAANGIDLSTIRSVASFFVSRVDVEYDKRLDKIGTDEAKALKDKAAIANARLAYALYQKAFSSDRWKALEAKGANVQRPLWASTGVKDPELPDTLYVAELVVADTVNTMPEKTLEAVADHGEIDGDKVTGTADQAQQVLDALTALDISYDDVIQVLEDEGVKKFDVSWGELEQTVEAALKAAQSA, from the coding sequence ATGAGTGAAGCGCTGAAGACACTGGCCGACGCCGGTGTGTCCATCTGGCTCGACGACCTGTCGCGAGAGCGGCTCGACTCGGGCAACCTGGCGAAGTTGATCAAGGACAAGCACGTTGTCGGAGTGACCACCAACCCGACGATCTTCGCGTCCGCGTTGTCCAAGGGCGAGGCCTACGATCAGCAGGTCAAGCAGTTGGCAGCCGACGGCAAGACCACCGCCGAGGCGATCCGGGAGATCACCACCACCGACGTCCGTAATGCCTGCGACCTGTTCACCGACACGTACCAGGCCACGAACGGCGTCGACGGCCGGGTCTCGATCGAGGTCGAGCCCGGACTGGCGATGGACACCGACGGAACCATCAACCAGGCCAAGGAATTGTGGTCGACGGTTGATCGGCCGAACGTGTTGATCAAGATCCCGGCCACCAAGCCGGGACTGCCGGCGATCACCGCGGCGACCGCCGAAGGGATCAGCGTCAACGTCACGTTGATCTTCGGTCTGGAGCGCTACCAGGGTGTGATCGACGCCTACTTCGAGGGGCTGGAACAGGCCGCAGCCAACGGCATCGACCTGTCCACGATCCGTTCGGTGGCGTCGTTCTTCGTCTCCCGCGTCGATGTCGAGTACGACAAGCGGCTGGACAAGATCGGCACCGACGAGGCCAAGGCGCTGAAGGACAAGGCCGCGATCGCCAACGCCCGGTTGGCCTACGCGCTGTACCAGAAGGCGTTCTCCTCCGATCGCTGGAAGGCGTTGGAGGCCAAGGGCGCCAACGTGCAGCGTCCGCTGTGGGCGTCCACCGGGGTCAAGGATCCCGAGCTCCCCGACACCCTGTACGTGGCCGAGTTGGTCGTCGCCGACACCGTCAACACGATGCCGGAGAAGACCCTGGAAGCGGTCGCCGATCACGGCGAGATCGACGGCGACAAGGTCACCGGCACCGCCGATCAGGCGCAGCAGGTGCTTGACGCGCTGACCGCGCTCGACATCTCCTACGACGATGTCATCCAGGTCCTGGAGGACGAGGGCGTCAAGAAGTTCGACGTCTCCTGGGGCGAACTGGAGCAGACCGTGGAAGCCGCCCTGAAGGCGGCCCAGTCGGCCTGA
- a CDS encoding glucose-6-phosphate dehydrogenase assembly protein OpcA, whose translation MVITLSDTTSAKISSALLSARRSAGSPASGMVLTLIIVSTEDEYPAALDAAMAAGREHPCRILLVVTGNGRHTASLDAEVRIGEGTSGEVVVVRMRGPLADHPASVIRPLLLPDSPVVAWWPGSVPTNKSAAALADLSNRRITDAAASPQPRRELRRHAERLTAGDTDLAWTRLTSWRTLLAAALDQFPSKVTAINVESERGSPSADLLTGWLEARLKQPVRLTTSAGPGITAVRMTTAAGDIAITRADGLVASYSVPGQPDRMVALKRRPTSELIAEELRRMDHDVVYEQALRTFAKRSTARKTSATRKTSEPVGGAKPTAVKRTATKKVAATKSTAKKNATKKATAKKGAGSRTRPSTSSGPAKKSARKAAR comes from the coding sequence ATGGTCATCACTCTCAGTGACACCACTTCGGCGAAGATCTCGTCGGCTCTGCTGAGCGCCCGGCGCAGTGCCGGCAGTCCCGCCTCGGGGATGGTGCTCACCTTGATCATCGTCTCCACCGAGGACGAATACCCGGCCGCACTGGATGCGGCGATGGCCGCCGGCCGGGAGCATCCGTGCCGGATCCTGCTGGTGGTCACCGGCAACGGGCGGCACACGGCATCGCTGGACGCCGAGGTGCGGATCGGTGAAGGCACCTCCGGCGAGGTGGTCGTGGTCCGGATGCGTGGACCGCTGGCCGATCACCCCGCCTCGGTGATCCGGCCGCTGCTGCTGCCGGACTCCCCCGTCGTCGCCTGGTGGCCCGGCTCGGTGCCGACCAACAAGAGCGCCGCTGCGCTGGCCGATCTGTCCAACCGACGGATCACTGACGCGGCGGCAAGCCCTCAGCCGCGTCGCGAGCTCCGCCGACATGCCGAACGGCTGACCGCCGGTGACACCGATCTTGCCTGGACCCGACTGACCTCCTGGCGGACTCTGCTGGCCGCAGCGCTGGACCAGTTCCCGTCCAAGGTGACCGCGATCAACGTCGAGTCCGAGCGTGGCAGCCCCTCGGCCGACCTGCTGACCGGCTGGTTGGAGGCCCGGCTCAAGCAGCCCGTCAGGCTGACCACCAGTGCCGGTCCCGGGATCACCGCGGTCCGGATGACCACCGCCGCCGGCGACATCGCGATCACCCGCGCCGACGGCCTGGTCGCCTCCTATTCGGTACCGGGTCAGCCGGATCGGATGGTGGCGTTGAAGCGTCGACCGACGTCAGAACTGATCGCCGAGGAACTGCGTCGGATGGACCACGACGTGGTCTACGAGCAGGCCTTGCGCACCTTCGCCAAGCGGTCGACGGCGAGGAAGACCTCGGCGACGCGAAAGACTTCTGAGCCGGTCGGCGGAGCGAAACCCACGGCGGTGAAGAGGACCGCAACCAAGAAGGTCGCGGCCACGAAGAGCACGGCGAAGAAGAACGCGACCAAGAAGGCCACAGCCAAGAAGGGTGCCGGCTCCCGTACCCGTCCGTCGACAAGCTCGGGACCCGCCAAGAAGTCGGCGCGGAAGGCGGCCCGATGA
- the zwf gene encoding glucose-6-phosphate dehydrogenase: MSQTTRTNPLRDPLDRRLPHIAGPCALVMFGVTGDLASKKLMPAIYDLANRGLLPPGFALIGFGRRDWTDDNFADNVMLPAVKASARTPFRDEVWQQVRDGIRFVSGEFDTDGFARLADVLREVDESRGTGGNHAFYLSIPPGLFPTVIGLLRSHGMAAQDHGQWSRVVIEKPFGHDLKSAQELNEVVSTAYPSSSVFRIDHYLGKETVQNLLALRFANQLFEPVWNNNYVDQVQITMAEDIGIGGRAGYYDGIGAARDVIQNHLLQLLALTAMEEPTSFEARQLRAEKAKVLAATRPPERLDLHTARGRYTAAWAGGEKVGGYLDEPRIPADSTTETYAAIRVDIDNRRWAGVPFYLRAGKRMPRRVTEIALGFKQAPHLPFAETDTAELGYNALVLRIQPDEGVTLRFGAKVPGTQMEIREVNMDFAYGGSFTESSPEAYERLMLDVLLGDPPLFPQHEEVELSWKILDPILNYWESLGTPPDDYEAGTWGPASADEMLARDGFAWRRP; this comes from the coding sequence TTGAGTCAGACGACACGTACCAATCCGCTGCGCGACCCGCTGGACCGGCGGCTACCGCACATCGCGGGCCCGTGCGCCCTGGTGATGTTCGGTGTCACCGGCGACCTGGCGTCGAAGAAGTTGATGCCGGCGATCTACGACCTGGCCAACCGTGGCCTGTTGCCTCCCGGGTTCGCGCTGATCGGATTCGGCCGACGGGACTGGACCGACGACAACTTCGCCGACAACGTGATGTTGCCGGCGGTCAAGGCGTCGGCACGGACCCCGTTCCGCGACGAGGTCTGGCAGCAGGTCCGGGACGGGATCCGGTTCGTCAGCGGCGAATTCGATACCGACGGGTTCGCCCGGCTGGCCGACGTGCTGCGTGAGGTCGACGAGTCCCGCGGCACCGGCGGCAATCACGCGTTCTACCTGTCGATCCCGCCGGGTCTGTTCCCGACCGTGATCGGCCTGCTGCGCAGTCACGGGATGGCCGCTCAGGACCACGGGCAGTGGAGCCGGGTGGTGATCGAGAAGCCGTTCGGCCACGACCTGAAGTCGGCGCAGGAGCTGAACGAGGTGGTCTCCACCGCCTACCCGTCCAGCTCGGTGTTCCGGATCGACCACTACCTGGGCAAGGAGACCGTCCAGAATCTGCTGGCGCTGCGGTTCGCCAACCAGCTCTTCGAGCCGGTCTGGAACAACAACTACGTCGACCAGGTCCAGATCACGATGGCCGAGGACATCGGGATCGGCGGCCGGGCCGGCTACTACGACGGCATCGGTGCGGCCCGGGACGTGATCCAGAACCACCTGCTGCAGCTGCTGGCGCTGACCGCGATGGAGGAGCCGACCTCGTTCGAGGCTCGGCAGTTGCGGGCCGAGAAGGCCAAGGTGCTGGCCGCCACCCGACCGCCGGAGCGACTCGACCTGCACACCGCCCGCGGCCGCTACACCGCGGCCTGGGCCGGCGGGGAGAAGGTCGGCGGCTACCTGGACGAGCCACGGATCCCGGCCGACTCGACCACCGAGACGTACGCCGCGATCCGGGTCGACATCGACAACCGTCGCTGGGCCGGGGTGCCGTTCTATCTGCGGGCCGGCAAGCGGATGCCGCGACGGGTGACCGAGATCGCGCTCGGTTTCAAGCAGGCCCCGCATCTGCCGTTCGCCGAGACCGACACCGCCGAGCTCGGCTACAACGCGCTGGTGCTGCGGATCCAGCCGGACGAGGGTGTGACGCTGCGGTTCGGGGCCAAGGTGCCCGGCACCCAGATGGAGATCCGCGAGGTCAACATGGACTTCGCCTACGGCGGCTCCTTCACCGAGTCGTCCCCGGAGGCGTACGAGCGGCTGATGCTGGACGTGCTGCTCGGTGACCCGCCGCTGTTCCCGCAGCACGAGGAGGTCGAACTGTCCTGGAAGATCCTCGATCCGATCCTGAACTATTGGGAGTCTCTGGGCACGCCGCCCGACGACTACGAGGCCGGCACCTGGGGTCCGGCCAGCGCCGACGAGATGCTTGCCCGCGACGGCTTCGCCTGGCGCAGGCCGTAG
- a CDS encoding GMC family oxidoreductase has translation MTEIRYDYIVVGGGSAGAAVAARLSENSDVTVALLEAGPSDVGDEAILQLDRWMALLESGYDWDYPIEPQERGNSFMRHARARVLGGCSSHNSCIAFWAPAEDLDQWAAMGATGWEAEKSLPYFTKLENNDQNGAHHGHHGPVRIRQVPPTDPCGVALLDACQQAGIPRVQFNDGTTITRGANFFQINGREDGVRASSSVSYLHPILDRPNLTVLTDHRVKKINFDDSRRCTGVDVLEPDLIHTRSYGADREVVLSAGAIDSPKLLMLSGIGPADHLAEHGIGLLVDSPGVGAQLQDHPEGVIQWEAKQPMINTSTQWWEIGIFTTTEEGLDRPDLMYHYGSVPFDMHTARQGYPTTENGFCLTPNVTHARSRGTVRLRSRDFRDKPMVDPRYFTDDHDLRVMTHGIRLAREIVGRPAMAEWAGVELYPGPDVNTDDEIADYIRRTHNTVYHPAGTVRMGSVDDAQSPLDPQLRVKGVSGLRVADASVMPELTTVNPNITTMMIGERCADFIGQR, from the coding sequence ATGACCGAGATCAGATACGACTACATCGTGGTCGGTGGCGGGTCGGCCGGCGCGGCCGTGGCCGCTCGGCTGAGCGAGAACAGCGACGTCACGGTGGCGCTCCTGGAAGCCGGTCCGTCCGACGTCGGCGACGAGGCGATCCTGCAGCTGGACCGCTGGATGGCGCTCCTCGAATCCGGCTACGACTGGGACTATCCGATCGAACCGCAGGAGCGCGGCAACTCCTTCATGCGGCATGCACGGGCTCGGGTGCTGGGCGGCTGTTCGTCACACAACTCGTGCATCGCGTTCTGGGCTCCGGCCGAGGATCTTGATCAGTGGGCTGCGATGGGAGCGACCGGCTGGGAGGCCGAGAAATCCCTTCCCTACTTCACCAAACTCGAGAACAACGATCAGAACGGTGCTCACCACGGCCATCACGGTCCGGTCCGGATCCGGCAGGTGCCGCCGACCGATCCGTGCGGTGTCGCACTGCTCGACGCCTGTCAGCAGGCCGGTATCCCGCGGGTGCAGTTCAACGACGGGACCACCATCACCCGTGGTGCCAACTTCTTCCAGATCAACGGTCGAGAAGACGGTGTCCGGGCCTCGTCCTCGGTCAGCTATCTGCACCCGATCCTGGACCGGCCCAATCTGACGGTGCTCACCGATCATCGGGTCAAGAAGATCAACTTCGACGACTCCCGCCGGTGCACCGGCGTCGACGTACTGGAACCGGACCTGATCCACACCCGCAGCTACGGCGCAGACCGTGAGGTGGTGCTGTCCGCCGGAGCGATCGATTCGCCCAAGCTGCTGATGCTGTCCGGGATCGGGCCCGCCGATCACCTTGCCGAGCACGGAATCGGACTGCTGGTCGACTCACCCGGTGTCGGCGCTCAACTCCAAGATCATCCCGAGGGGGTGATCCAGTGGGAGGCCAAGCAGCCGATGATCAATACCTCGACGCAATGGTGGGAGATCGGAATCTTCACCACCACCGAGGAGGGGCTCGACCGACCGGATCTGATGTACCACTACGGATCGGTGCCGTTCGACATGCACACCGCGCGGCAGGGCTATCCGACCACCGAGAACGGATTCTGTCTGACGCCGAACGTCACCCATGCCCGGTCCCGGGGCACGGTCCGACTGCGGTCCCGCGACTTTCGCGACAAGCCGATGGTCGACCCGCGGTACTTCACCGACGACCATGATCTGCGGGTGATGACCCACGGGATCAGACTGGCCCGCGAGATCGTCGGCAGGCCCGCAATGGCCGAGTGGGCGGGGGTCGAGCTTTACCCCGGGCCCGACGTCAACACCGACGACGAGATCGCCGACTACATCCGCCGGACCCACAACACCGTCTACCACCCGGCGGGCACCGTACGGATGGGGTCCGTCGACGACGCTCAGTCACCGCTGGACCCGCAGCTCCGCGTGAAGGGTGTCAGCGGGCTGCGGGTCGCGGACGCTTCGGTGATGCCGGAGTTGACCACGGTCAACCCCAACATCACCACGATGATGATCGGCGAACGCTGCGCCGACTTCATCGGTCAGCGTTGA